In the genome of Quercus robur chromosome 3, dhQueRobu3.1, whole genome shotgun sequence, one region contains:
- the LOC126718428 gene encoding protein POOR HOMOLOGOUS SYNAPSIS 1 isoform X1 — MAMIPIPSEQVEIPIRERSEQWQWEIQFSRFFNYPPLSSTSPDLIPLPPKLRNRRPQGTWISSSSSSSSSSAFLRLLNDPSNSDFILTVSFRAKILEQHYVSKLHFSWPQVSCVAGFPARGIRAVFVSYRDQVGEIQKFALRFSTIYEADGFINALKEILKDMRDIPPLNSDYGSEIVSQSEFMSSNTHPDRAFENLNLMTSPETYTPQMSPSLKNEVEQHSSNQEKETTFTHEFEGIQASLPPSFTALLTNCCAEVYQGSGSAQSNLCEEVDLKSQIVRYMEDSSFQDMLIKVEKVISEIGGDLTL, encoded by the exons ATGGCAATGATCCCTATACCGAGCGAACAAGTAGAGATCCCCATTAGAGAAAGGTCTGAGCAGTGGCAATGGGAGATTCAGTTCTCTCGCTTCTTCAACTACCCTCCTCTCTCCTCCACCTCTCCCGATCTCATTCCTCTCCCTCCCAAACTCCGTAACCGTCGTCCTCAAGGCACTTGGatctcttcctcctcctcttcctcttcctcctccgCCTTCCTCCGCCTCCTCAACGATCCTTCCAACTCCGACTTTATCCTCACCGTCTCTTTCAGAGCCAAGATCCTT GAACAGCACTATGTGTCCAAGCTGCACTTCTCGTGGCCTCAGGTCTCGTGCGTTGCTGGATTTCCTGCCAGGGGTATAAGGGCAGTTTTTGTGAGCTATAGGGATCAAGTAGGCGAG ATCCAGAAGTTTGCTTTGCGATTTTCAACAATTTATGAAGCAGATGGATTCATAAATGCTTTGAAG GAGATCTTGAAGGATATGAGGGATATTCCACCTCTGAATAGTGACTATGGCTCTGAAATTGTATCGCAATCTGAGTTTATGTCTTCAAATACACACCCGGATAG AGCTTTTGAGAACTTGAATCTTATGACTTCTCCTGAAACTTATACTCCTCAAATGTCACCAAGCTTGAAAAATGAAGTTGAGCAACACTCATCTAACCAGGAAAAGGAAACTACATTCACTCACGAGTTTGAAGGAATTCAAGCATCATTGCCGCCCAGCTTCACAGCATTACTGACCAACTGTTGCGCTGAGGTCTACCAAG GTTCAGGTTCAGCCCAATCAAATCTCTGTGAGGAAGTTGATCTCAAATCCCAAATTGTG AGATACATGGAAGATTCTTCCTTCCAAG ACATGTTGATTAAAGTGGAGAAAGTTATCAGCGAAATTGGCGGTGATTTGACACTGTAG
- the LOC126718428 gene encoding protein POOR HOMOLOGOUS SYNAPSIS 1 isoform X2 — MAMIPIPSEQVEIPIRERSEQWQWEIQFSRFFNYPPLSSTSPDLIPLPPKLRNRRPQGTWISSSSSSSSSSAFLRLLNDPSNSDFILTVSFRAKILIQKFALRFSTIYEADGFINALKEILKDMRDIPPLNSDYGSEIVSQSEFMSSNTHPDRAFENLNLMTSPETYTPQMSPSLKNEVEQHSSNQEKETTFTHEFEGIQASLPPSFTALLTNCCAEVYQGSGSAQSNLCEEVDLKSQIVRYMEDSSFQDMLIKVEKVISEIGGDLTL; from the exons ATGGCAATGATCCCTATACCGAGCGAACAAGTAGAGATCCCCATTAGAGAAAGGTCTGAGCAGTGGCAATGGGAGATTCAGTTCTCTCGCTTCTTCAACTACCCTCCTCTCTCCTCCACCTCTCCCGATCTCATTCCTCTCCCTCCCAAACTCCGTAACCGTCGTCCTCAAGGCACTTGGatctcttcctcctcctcttcctcttcctcctccgCCTTCCTCCGCCTCCTCAACGATCCTTCCAACTCCGACTTTATCCTCACCGTCTCTTTCAGAGCCAAGATCCTT ATCCAGAAGTTTGCTTTGCGATTTTCAACAATTTATGAAGCAGATGGATTCATAAATGCTTTGAAG GAGATCTTGAAGGATATGAGGGATATTCCACCTCTGAATAGTGACTATGGCTCTGAAATTGTATCGCAATCTGAGTTTATGTCTTCAAATACACACCCGGATAG AGCTTTTGAGAACTTGAATCTTATGACTTCTCCTGAAACTTATACTCCTCAAATGTCACCAAGCTTGAAAAATGAAGTTGAGCAACACTCATCTAACCAGGAAAAGGAAACTACATTCACTCACGAGTTTGAAGGAATTCAAGCATCATTGCCGCCCAGCTTCACAGCATTACTGACCAACTGTTGCGCTGAGGTCTACCAAG GTTCAGGTTCAGCCCAATCAAATCTCTGTGAGGAAGTTGATCTCAAATCCCAAATTGTG AGATACATGGAAGATTCTTCCTTCCAAG ACATGTTGATTAAAGTGGAGAAAGTTATCAGCGAAATTGGCGGTGATTTGACACTGTAG
- the LOC126716424 gene encoding peroxidase 5-like yields MALGCVTIVTIFIFCSMLLSSEATIVGGNSLHVGFYDNTCPQVEKIVADVVDNAISEDRGLAAGLIRLFFHDCFVNGCDASILLDSTPSGEPVEKESPANGKTIRGLEIIDEIKDQIEEQCPATVSCADILAFATRDAVVHSGLSNYPVPAGRRDGLSSRSADVLGNIFGPKSSVDEITEGFIRKGLTVEEMVVLTGAHSIGKSHCKFIKERLYNHSSTNTKDPNLDDAHANYLSRKCPARDSLLEEFLGKIGLGGFFVDELGNLVDLDQVTPVILDNAFYINLLHRRSLLQSDQAMAFHPRTSEIVQRMAVDQRGWSKKFTMAMNQLGRLDVLTGEQGEIRKNCRAVN; encoded by the exons ATGGCATTGGGCTGTGTTACTATCGTgacaatcttcatcttttgcTCCATGCTCCTTTCCTCGGAGGCAACTATTGTTGGCGGAAACAGCTTACATGTTGGATTCTATGATAACACATGCCCCCAAGTGGAGAAAATTGTGGCTGATGTTGTTGACAATGCCATCAGTGAAGATAGAGGCCTCGCTGCTGGTCTCATCCGCCTCTTTTTCCATGACTGCTTTGTGAAT GGCTGCGATGCCTCAATTCTGTTGGACTCAACACCATCTGGTGAACCTGTTGAGAAAGAATCACCAGCCAATGGTAAAACCATCCGGGGCCTAGAAATAATTGACGAGATCAAGGACCAGATTGAGGAGCAATGCCCTGCAACTGTATCTTGTGCCGATATATTAGCATTTGCAACCCGGGATGCTGTAGTGCATTCTGGTCTATCCAACTATCCTGTCCCTGCTGGCCGCCGTGATGGTCTCTCTTCCCGTTCTGCTGATGTTTTGGGTAACATCTTTGGTCCAAAATCATCTGTTGATGAAATAACAGAAGGCTTCATCAGGAAAGGGTTGACAGTAGAAGAAATGGTTGTCCTAACCGGTGCACACTCAATTGGAAAGTCCCactgcaaattcattaaagaaaGGCTCTATAATCACAGCTCAACTAACACCAAAGACCCTAACTTGGACGACGCACATGCTAATTATCTATCACGCAAATGCCCAGCCCGAGACTCATTACTTGAAGAATTCTTAGGTAAAATAGGCCTAGGTGGCTTTTTTGTTGATGAGTTAGGTAACTTGGTGGACCTTGATCAGGTAACACCAGTCATTCTGGACAATGCATTCTATATCAACCTGTTACATCGGAGGTCACTGCTTCAATCAGATCAGGCAATGGCTTTTCATCCTAGGACCAGTGAGATTGTGCAGAGAATGGCTGTTGATCAAAGAGGATGGTCTAAAAAGTTCACAATGGCTATGAATCAGCTCGGGAGGTTGGATGTACTCACTGGGGAACAAGGGGAGATAAGGAAAAACTGCCGAGCTGTTAACTAA